The following are from one region of the Centroberyx gerrardi isolate f3 chromosome 16, fCenGer3.hap1.cur.20231027, whole genome shotgun sequence genome:
- the lingo2 gene encoding leucine-rich repeat and immunoglobulin-like domain-containing nogo receptor-interacting protein 2: MVDCMSKVMLHTVVSCWQPLLGLALVAVFVGSTLGCPSRCECSAQSKAVVCHRKRMPSIPDGIPIETRILDLSKNKLTMINPDDFAAFPGLEELDLSGNIISYVEPGAFNALFNMHSLSLKSNRIKLIPLGVFTGLANLTRLDVSDNKIVILLDYMFQDLHNLKFLEVGDNDLVYISHRAFSGLLSLEILTLERCNLTVVPTEALSHLHNLVSLHLRYLSISTLHPYSFKKLFRLRHLEIDNWPSLDLVPANTLHGLNLTTLFITNTNLSTFPYQALKHLPYLTHLNLSYNRIRHIEGGMLMELVRLRELHLVGAQLSTIEPYAFQGLRWLKVLNVSHNRLDTLEKGVFQAPEALEVLLIDDNPLVCDCRLMWILQKRHSIFFGESQPECSTPEGIRGRPFKEFKETLLSYYVTCTKPKIRENKTQTVTVDEGQQAMLRCSAEGTPRPTVSWLSPRRRVLTSRSHGRVTVHNNGTLEIKSAEVQDSGVYLCLASNTAGNDSLMTSLAVKSLGSLYANRTQYYTDPSNTTANGTTNVTFGLDLKTILVSTAMGCFTFLGVVLFCFLLLFVWSRGKGKHKNNIDIEYVPRSKSNGTNVDSAEGQAGPRRFNMKMM, translated from the coding sequence ATGGTCGACTGTATGAGCAAAGTCATGCTGCACACGGTCGTCTCATGCTGGCAACCACTCCTGGGACTGGCCCTAGTGGCCGTCTTTGTGGGTTCCACCCTGGGATGTCCCTCGCGCTGCGAGTGTTCAGCCCAGAGCAAGGCAGTCGTCTGTCACCGCAAGCGCATGCCCAGCATCCCTGACGGCATTCCAATCGAGACCAGGATCCTCGACCTGAGTAAGAACAAGCTGACAATGATCAACCCTGATGACTTTGCTGCCTTTCCTGGCTTAGAGGAACTTGACCTCAGTGGAAATATTATCAGTTATGTTGAGCCTGGAGCATTCAACGCCCTGTTTAACATGCACTCGCTCAGTCTCAAGAGCAACCGAATCAAGCTCATTCCTCTGGGCGTCTTCACAGGTTTAGCAAATCTCACCCGACTGGATGTAAGTGACAACAAGATCGTCATCCTTCTGGATTATATGTTCCAGGACTTGCACAATCTAAAATTCTTGGAAGTGGGTGACAATGACCTGGTTTACATTTCTCACCGTGCATTCAGTGGACTTTTAAGCCTGGAGATACTCACCCTAGAAAGGTGCAACCTAACAGTTGTGCCGACTGAGGCCCTATCCCACCTGCACAATTTGGTCAGCCTCCATCTAAGATACCTCAGCATCAGCACTTTGCACCCTTACTCTTTCAAAAAGCTGTTCCGGCTGCGGCACTTAGAGATCGATAATTGGCCCTCACTAGACCTTGTGCCAGCCAATACACTGCATGGCCTCAACCTGACCACCCTGTTCATAACCAACACCAACTTGTCCACCTTCCCCTACCAAGCCCTAAAGCATCTGCCCTACCTGACACACCTCAACCTGTCTTACAACCGCATCAGGCATATTGAAGGAGGGATGCTGATGGAACTGGTTCGACTGCGAGAGCTCCATCTGGTTGGAGCTCAGCTGTCCACCATTGAACCATATGCCTTCCAGGGTCTACGGTGGCTCAAGGTCCTCAATGTCTCTCACAACCGATTGGACACACTGGAGAAGGGTGTGTTTCAAGCTCCTGAGGCTCTGGAGGTTCTTCTGATTGATGACAACCCCCTAGTGTGCGACTGCCGTCTCATGTGGATCCTACAGAAAAGGCACTCCATCTTCTTTGGGGAGTCACAGCCAGAGTGCAGCACACCCGAAGGGATCCGTGGCAGGCCTTTTAAGGAGTTCAAGGAGACCCTGCTGTCCTATTACGTGACATGCACCAAGCCAAAAATTCGTGAGAACAAAACACAGACCGTCACTGTGGATGAGGGCCAGCAAGCGATGTTGCGCTGCAGTGCTGAGGGGACGCCAAGGCCCACTGTGTCCTGGTTGTCCCCACGCCGGCGAGTTCTAACCAGTAGGAGCCATGGTAGAGTTACCGTCCACAACAATGGTACACTAGAGATCAAGTCGGCAGAGGTACAAGACAGCGGTGTGTACCTTTGCCTTGCGTCCAACACTGCTGGGAATGACTCCCTGATGACTTCATTGGCGGTGAAAAGTCTAGGATCGCTGTATGCTAACAGGACCCAGTACTACACAGATCCCAGCAATACCACTGCCAATGGGACAACCAATGTGACCTTCGGTTTGGACCTAAAGACTATTTTAGTGTCAACAGCCATGGGTTGTTTCACGTTCCTTGGGGTGGTCTTGTTCTGCTTCCTGCTCCTTTTCGTTTGGAGCAGAGGTAAAgggaaacataaaaacaacatagaTATTGAATACGTGCCTCGGTCCAAGTCTAACGGCACTAATGTTGACTCGGCAGAGGGACAGGCTGGTCCTCGTCgttttaacatgaaaatgatGTGA